A window of the Dyadobacter pollutisoli genome harbors these coding sequences:
- a CDS encoding SGNH/GDSL hydrolase family protein produces the protein MVRIIFLGFIFIFLFYPDKFHVKFDYPGFPQSDSWYVRLAKLAFWLLLIVEILRIFYYGVVKSKAKGLVANIVTITVPLLVTLIFLEIIFMYIPQSHEGVLSKASQIWWEKYWNPVNALGYHDKEVRKESGKKQVLVIGDSFAAGHGLKDVNERFSNILESKLGTDQYNVYNLGMSGADTRDEAKRLKEFPVKPDIVILEYFPNDIEKVGREKGLTLSGAEPYADLKGPMATIVKRFYLPNFIYWQLPHTGFSTFEKFVQTAYTDTTVLHSHLRDLSEMTAYKDSIGAKMYAVFIPFLFQIDKSAGYTKPVEDFLKSKGVTVVGINDGIVKIPEKERVVGKNDGHGSAALNGLIADRLYKAMKKP, from the coding sequence TTGGTAAGGATAATCTTCCTGGGCTTCATTTTCATCTTCCTTTTTTATCCGGATAAATTTCATGTCAAATTTGACTATCCGGGTTTTCCGCAGAGTGACAGCTGGTACGTCAGACTGGCAAAGCTCGCTTTCTGGTTGCTTCTTATCGTTGAGATCCTCAGGATTTTCTACTATGGTGTTGTAAAAAGCAAAGCCAAAGGACTGGTTGCGAATATTGTTACCATTACTGTTCCCTTGTTGGTAACACTTATTTTCCTTGAAATCATTTTCATGTACATTCCGCAAAGCCATGAAGGAGTGCTGTCAAAAGCATCTCAGATATGGTGGGAGAAATACTGGAATCCCGTAAATGCATTGGGTTATCATGATAAAGAGGTTAGAAAAGAGTCGGGGAAAAAACAGGTGCTCGTCATTGGTGATTCTTTTGCCGCAGGCCATGGTTTGAAGGATGTGAACGAGCGTTTTTCGAATATCCTGGAATCCAAGTTGGGTACTGATCAATATAATGTTTATAACCTGGGAATGTCGGGTGCTGATACCCGTGATGAAGCGAAGCGATTGAAGGAATTCCCGGTTAAACCTGACATTGTTATCCTTGAATACTTTCCCAATGACATTGAAAAAGTGGGTCGCGAAAAAGGATTGACGCTTTCAGGAGCGGAACCTTATGCAGATCTCAAAGGCCCGATGGCCACTATTGTAAAACGGTTTTACCTTCCAAATTTTATCTACTGGCAGCTACCGCACACCGGTTTCAGCACTTTTGAAAAATTCGTGCAAACTGCCTATACCGATACGACGGTACTCCATTCTCATTTGCGTGATCTATCCGAAATGACTGCATATAAGGACAGTATCGGTGCTAAAATGTATGCTGTTTTCATTCCGTTTTTATTTCAGATCGATAAGAGTGCGGGCTATACGAAACCCGTTGAGGACTTCCTCAAATCTAAGGGAGTAACCGTTGTAGGCATCAATGATGGAATTGTGAAGATTCCAGAGAAGGAAAGAGTGGTTGGAAAGAACGACGGACACGGCAGTGCAGCGTTGAATGGCCTCATCGCAGACCGGTTGTACAAAGCGATGAAGAAACCATAA
- a CDS encoding carbamoyltransferase family protein, whose protein sequence is MKILGISAFYHDSAAALIDNGEIVAAAQEERFTRKKHDPGFPSHAVAFCLEYGGLSLNELDAIVFYDKPLLKFERLLETYYAFAPKGVRSFLTAMPVWIKEKMFLKRLINEELVKLGYDKKKKVKLLFPEHHLSHAASAFYPSPFEKSAILTIDGVGEWATASICLGEGKDISILKELRFPHSLGLLYSAFTYFLGFRVNSGEYKLMGLAPYGNPDSPDIKKYEEIILKELVDLKEDGSVWLDQEYFDYATGLKMVNEHKWEALFGFKTRRPEDALEAVHCNLGLAIQNITEEAVIRMAKEAKRLTGADYLCMAGGVALNCVSNGKLQKANIFKDIFIQPAAGDAGGALGAAQAAYHIYFNEERKITWKADAMRGSYLGPTFSDLDVALTAKKYKAIYTHYENFKDLSTEAAKLLAEGNVVGWVQGRMEFGPRALGGRSILGDPRNAEMQKKLNLKIKYRESFRPFAPSVLAEDCGDYFDYEGISPYMLLVHPVAESRRKPVPANYSAMDLREKLYFERSDLPSITHIDYSARIQTVHKETNPRYYELIDSFKALTGYAVIVNTSFNVRGEPIVCTPNDAYRCFMRTEMDYLVVGNFIFDKKQQPEWLEKDNWKEEFVLD, encoded by the coding sequence ATGAAAATTTTAGGTATCTCGGCTTTCTATCACGATTCGGCAGCGGCTCTGATTGATAATGGTGAAATAGTAGCAGCAGCACAAGAAGAGCGTTTTACCCGTAAAAAGCACGATCCAGGGTTCCCCTCCCATGCTGTCGCATTTTGCCTTGAATACGGTGGATTGTCGCTTAATGAACTTGATGCCATTGTTTTCTATGACAAACCGCTTTTAAAGTTTGAAAGACTCCTTGAAACTTATTATGCCTTTGCACCAAAGGGTGTCCGGTCTTTTTTGACCGCAATGCCTGTCTGGATAAAGGAAAAGATGTTTTTAAAGCGTCTTATCAATGAAGAGCTGGTCAAACTCGGCTACGATAAAAAGAAAAAAGTTAAACTGCTCTTCCCGGAACATCATTTGTCGCACGCTGCGAGCGCCTTCTATCCTTCACCTTTCGAGAAATCAGCAATTCTGACAATTGATGGGGTAGGAGAATGGGCAACCGCATCGATTTGTCTTGGAGAAGGCAAAGATATCAGTATTCTTAAAGAGCTCAGATTTCCGCATTCGCTAGGTCTGCTATATTCTGCATTTACATATTTCCTTGGTTTCAGGGTTAATTCCGGCGAATACAAACTGATGGGACTCGCGCCTTACGGAAACCCCGATTCTCCTGATATTAAGAAGTATGAGGAAATCATTCTGAAAGAATTGGTCGACCTCAAAGAAGACGGGTCAGTGTGGCTTGATCAGGAATATTTTGATTATGCTACCGGGCTCAAAATGGTTAATGAGCACAAATGGGAAGCGCTTTTCGGATTTAAGACCAGAAGACCGGAAGATGCCCTGGAAGCTGTTCATTGCAACCTGGGACTTGCCATTCAGAACATTACAGAAGAAGCGGTGATCCGCATGGCGAAAGAGGCGAAGAGGCTCACCGGAGCCGACTACTTATGTATGGCCGGAGGCGTAGCACTCAATTGCGTATCTAACGGAAAGCTGCAAAAAGCCAACATATTTAAGGACATATTTATCCAGCCCGCTGCCGGTGATGCAGGAGGAGCTTTGGGTGCGGCCCAGGCAGCATATCATATCTATTTCAACGAAGAGCGAAAAATTACCTGGAAAGCTGACGCGATGCGTGGCTCATATCTGGGGCCAACTTTCTCGGACCTTGACGTGGCCTTGACTGCCAAGAAATATAAAGCGATTTACACACATTACGAGAATTTCAAGGATCTGTCTACTGAGGCTGCGAAGTTATTGGCGGAAGGAAATGTAGTAGGCTGGGTTCAAGGAAGAATGGAGTTCGGCCCCCGGGCATTGGGTGGCAGGAGTATTTTGGGCGATCCAAGGAATGCTGAAATGCAGAAAAAGCTTAACCTCAAAATCAAATACAGAGAGTCGTTCCGTCCTTTTGCTCCGTCGGTTTTGGCAGAAGATTGTGGTGACTACTTTGATTATGAGGGTATTTCTCCTTACATGCTGTTGGTACATCCGGTCGCCGAAAGCAGACGCAAGCCGGTACCAGCCAATTACAGCGCTATGGACCTACGGGAGAAACTGTATTTCGAACGCTCAGACCTTCCTTCGATTACACATATTGACTATTCGGCCAGGATTCAAACGGTTCATAAGGAGACAAATCCTCGTTACTACGAACTGATTGATTCATTCAAAGCACTTACAGGATATGCGGTGATCGTGAATACCAGCTTCAACGTACGTGGAGAACCTATTGTATGTACGCCTAATGATGCGTATAGATGCTTTATGCGCACGGAGATGGACTATCTGGTTGTTGGGAATTTTATATTTGATAAAAAGCAGCAGCCCGAATGGCTCGAAAAGGACAACTGGAAAGAAGAGTTTGTACTGGATTAA
- a CDS encoding acyltransferase family protein, with protein sequence MSNNAQFRDVYFPQLDGLRAIAVGLVIVFHWLPDRQGVNMIANGPLGVTLFFVLSGFLITRILLENKVDIEEEGIFSLYRAFMTRRILRIFPIYYLVLICIWFLQYNTFIDPIETQLYTHPAYYLFYGSNFLIDKFSNWADVLSIYWTLAVEEQFYIFWPLIIWKVPNRFLKTVVIGVIFLALLTRGVLFFLENNAGVLVPTCLDSFGMGALWAIILAEDKAAEKFVRNIRWWAVYGALVFFILCTADQRSLFEALFFRTGASIFCLYLVAKASYGTGFKSYFGRFIENRFIRYVGKISYGIYMYHMLIPYLIVPLMIKLFRRLFHVEVRLTEQSNIILSLFLLVGVAALSWYFVEKPFIRLKKRFQVSRVKPGYVEMTS encoded by the coding sequence ATGTCAAATAATGCTCAATTCCGAGACGTATATTTTCCCCAGCTGGATGGTTTGCGTGCGATCGCTGTGGGTTTGGTTATAGTGTTTCATTGGCTACCTGACCGGCAGGGTGTTAACATGATTGCAAACGGCCCGTTAGGTGTCACATTGTTTTTTGTCCTGAGTGGCTTTTTAATCACGAGGATTTTACTGGAGAATAAAGTCGATATTGAGGAGGAAGGCATATTTTCTCTGTACAGAGCATTTATGACAAGGAGAATTTTAAGGATTTTCCCAATTTATTATCTCGTGCTAATTTGTATTTGGTTTTTGCAGTATAACACATTCATTGATCCTATTGAAACTCAATTATATACACATCCCGCATACTATTTGTTCTACGGATCTAACTTTCTCATCGATAAATTCAGTAATTGGGCGGACGTGCTATCCATTTACTGGACATTGGCGGTAGAAGAGCAATTTTACATTTTTTGGCCTCTGATCATTTGGAAAGTACCAAATAGGTTCTTGAAGACGGTTGTTATTGGTGTGATATTTCTGGCTTTACTAACCCGCGGTGTGCTATTCTTTTTGGAGAATAACGCCGGGGTGTTAGTGCCCACTTGTCTGGATTCTTTTGGCATGGGAGCTCTCTGGGCAATTATACTTGCGGAAGACAAGGCTGCTGAGAAATTTGTAAGAAATATTCGTTGGTGGGCAGTCTATGGGGCCCTGGTATTCTTCATTTTATGTACCGCTGATCAGAGATCGCTCTTTGAAGCGCTTTTTTTTAGAACCGGGGCATCAATTTTTTGTTTGTACCTTGTGGCCAAAGCTAGCTACGGGACTGGATTTAAATCCTATTTTGGCAGGTTTATTGAAAATCGTTTCATAAGGTATGTCGGTAAAATCAGTTATGGCATATACATGTACCATATGTTGATACCATATCTGATTGTTCCGCTCATGATTAAGCTTTTTCGCCGTTTATTTCATGTTGAAGTTAGATTGACCGAGCAGTCGAACATAATCCTGAGCCTCTTCTTGCTTGTTGGAGTTGCGGCCCTCTCCTGGTATTTTGTTGAAAAACCGTTTATCCGCCTCAAGAAAAGGTTTCAGGTCAGCCGTGTGAAGCCAGGCTATGTAGAGATGACAAGTTAG
- the metE gene encoding 5-methyltetrahydropteroyltriglutamate--homocysteine S-methyltransferase, whose protein sequence is MLSHNLGYPRVGSHRELKKASEQFWAGKISREALQKVAQQIRRENWQTQKEAGIDLIPSNDFSLYDHVLDTSLMVGAIPERYHQLIDGKSNRELDLYFAMARGIQRDGLDIKAMEMTKWFDTNYHYLVPEFVKNQKFRRYSDKVLLEFEDALHQGIVTKPVFVGPVTYLLLGKEKEGGFDRIDLLDNLLPIYISVLKELSARGAEWVQLDEPGLVLDLTEKEKLAFQSAYSQIREALPKLKVLVATFFDALEENLPIATGLPIDALHIDLTRGAESFKSLLEDAAFVSSSKILSLGVVDGRNIWKNDYQKSLDFVSEAVKVLGENRVFVAPSSSLLHSPYDLDLEKNEEVLTPDVKNWMAFAKQKLKEVTTIAKLAGTDWASDEDFIANQKAVGSRKNSLLIHKPVVKKRAAAIKEEDFERLNQFSVRQAIQLEKLKLPLFPSTTIGSFPQTDEVRQLRANLKKGTLTLEVYENRIKEEIISSLRWQEELGIDVLVHGEFERNDMVEYFGESLSGFVFTQNGWVQSYGSRCVKPPIIYGDVERPAPMTVKWSSFAQANSEKLVKGMLTGPVTILQWSFVRDDQPRKDTAFQIGLAIRDEVVDLEKAGIKIIQIDEPAIREGLPLRKHAWKTYLTWAVDAFRLSAAGVADQTQIHTHMCYAEFNDIIDSIAAMDADVITIETSRSQMELLNAFAEFNYPNEIGPGVYDIHSPRIPTVDEMIYLLEKALKVIPARNLWVNPDCGLKTRKWPETEAALRNMISAASLLRESVTVEG, encoded by the coding sequence ATGTTATCACACAACCTGGGTTATCCGCGTGTGGGAAGCCACCGCGAACTCAAAAAAGCCAGTGAGCAGTTCTGGGCCGGCAAAATCAGCCGGGAGGCACTTCAAAAAGTAGCGCAGCAGATCCGCCGTGAGAACTGGCAAACTCAAAAAGAGGCAGGCATTGATCTGATCCCTTCAAACGATTTCTCGCTGTATGACCACGTTCTCGACACTTCGTTAATGGTTGGCGCCATTCCAGAGCGATATCATCAGTTGATCGACGGAAAATCCAACCGTGAGCTGGACCTGTACTTTGCAATGGCCAGAGGAATTCAACGCGACGGGCTGGACATTAAGGCAATGGAAATGACCAAATGGTTTGACACCAACTACCACTACCTCGTTCCAGAATTTGTCAAAAACCAGAAATTTCGCCGGTATTCGGATAAAGTTTTGCTGGAATTTGAAGATGCCTTGCACCAAGGCATTGTGACCAAGCCAGTGTTCGTGGGGCCTGTTACCTACCTTCTTTTGGGAAAAGAAAAAGAGGGAGGGTTTGATAGAATTGATCTGCTGGATAATCTGCTACCTATATATATTTCAGTATTAAAAGAGCTTTCAGCCCGCGGAGCAGAATGGGTACAGCTGGACGAGCCAGGCCTTGTACTGGACCTTACGGAAAAGGAAAAACTAGCGTTTCAAAGCGCATACTCACAGATCAGGGAAGCATTACCGAAGCTGAAAGTGCTGGTAGCCACGTTTTTCGATGCCTTGGAAGAAAACTTGCCGATCGCAACCGGCTTACCTATTGACGCGCTGCACATTGATTTGACAAGAGGGGCTGAGAGTTTCAAGTCTCTTTTAGAAGATGCGGCATTCGTTTCTTCGTCTAAAATACTTTCATTAGGCGTCGTCGACGGGCGGAATATTTGGAAAAATGACTATCAAAAGTCGCTGGATTTTGTCTCAGAAGCAGTTAAAGTTTTGGGTGAAAATCGGGTATTTGTTGCACCATCATCTTCCTTGCTGCACAGTCCGTATGATCTGGATCTTGAAAAAAATGAAGAGGTACTGACGCCAGACGTTAAAAACTGGATGGCTTTTGCCAAACAGAAATTGAAGGAAGTGACCACCATTGCAAAGCTGGCTGGCACAGACTGGGCGTCGGATGAGGATTTTATAGCAAACCAGAAAGCTGTTGGAAGCCGGAAAAACTCTCTGCTGATCCATAAGCCAGTGGTTAAAAAGCGTGCTGCGGCCATTAAAGAGGAGGATTTCGAGCGTTTAAATCAGTTCTCTGTGCGACAAGCCATTCAACTGGAAAAATTGAAACTGCCTCTCTTTCCTTCGACTACCATTGGTTCTTTTCCGCAAACGGATGAAGTCAGGCAGCTGAGGGCCAACCTGAAAAAAGGGACGCTGACATTGGAAGTCTACGAAAACCGCATTAAGGAAGAAATTATCAGCTCGCTCCGTTGGCAGGAAGAATTGGGTATAGATGTGCTGGTGCATGGCGAGTTTGAGCGGAATGATATGGTGGAGTATTTTGGCGAAAGCTTGTCGGGTTTTGTTTTTACGCAAAATGGGTGGGTACAAAGCTATGGCAGTCGTTGTGTGAAGCCACCCATTATTTATGGTGACGTGGAGCGGCCTGCTCCTATGACTGTGAAATGGTCTTCATTTGCACAGGCTAATTCTGAAAAACTGGTTAAAGGAATGTTGACCGGACCGGTCACTATTCTGCAATGGTCGTTTGTCCGCGACGATCAGCCGAGAAAGGACACCGCTTTTCAGATCGGGCTTGCGATCCGCGACGAGGTGGTTGATCTGGAAAAGGCTGGTATCAAAATAATACAAATCGACGAACCAGCCATTCGCGAGGGGTTACCATTAAGAAAACACGCCTGGAAAACGTATCTGACCTGGGCGGTGGATGCTTTCCGCCTCAGCGCAGCCGGGGTGGCCGATCAGACCCAGATCCATACGCATATGTGCTATGCAGAGTTTAATGACATCATCGATTCCATCGCGGCAATGGATGCTGACGTGATTACGATAGAAACCTCCCGGTCGCAAATGGAGCTGCTGAATGCATTTGCAGAGTTCAACTATCCGAACGAAATCGGGCCGGGCGTCTACGACATTCATTCACCACGAATACCAACGGTCGACGAAATGATTTACCTCCTTGAAAAGGCATTGAAGGTGATTCCAGCGAGAAACTTATGGGTAAATCCGGACTGCGGATTAAAGACCAGAAAGTGGCCCGAGACAGAAGCAGCTTTGCGAAACATGATTTCCGCGGCTAGCTTGCTGCGCGAATCGGTTACTGTTGAGGGCTAG
- a CDS encoding DUF5989 family protein, whose translation MDFLTDLFAFMKERKKWWLAPVIIVLLLIGVLIVIGGGSAVAPFIYTLF comes from the coding sequence ATGGATTTCTTAACAGATTTGTTCGCATTTATGAAGGAGCGCAAGAAGTGGTGGCTTGCTCCTGTCATTATTGTATTGCTATTGATTGGCGTGCTGATCGTAATAGGAGGTGGTTCAGCAGTAGCTCCTTTTATCTACACATTGTTCTAG
- a CDS encoding 6-phosphogluconolactonase: MTPKISIYPDYQSMSLAAADRVLTLLANKPNAVICLPSGSTPLGMFHTLAAANQKGMADFSKCIFIGLDEWIGMGADDNGSCRDLLDKDFLKPIGLRDNQIVFFDGKAIDPQAECDRVNKVVASLGGLDLIVLGVGMNGHLALNEPGTPWDTYAHISELETVTKEVGQKYFEKPTILTRGITVGIKHILESKTAILLASGSSKAEVIKRALAFPVTADFPATALQNHLNAELILDEEAASLIQK; this comes from the coding sequence ATGACTCCCAAAATCAGTATTTACCCGGACTACCAATCGATGAGCCTGGCTGCGGCAGATCGCGTACTGACCTTACTGGCCAATAAACCCAATGCCGTCATTTGCCTGCCTTCGGGAAGTACACCGCTTGGCATGTTCCACACACTGGCGGCCGCGAATCAGAAGGGAATGGCCGATTTTTCCAAATGTATTTTTATTGGCTTGGACGAATGGATCGGAATGGGAGCCGATGACAACGGAAGCTGCCGGGACCTGCTCGACAAGGATTTTTTGAAACCCATTGGATTAAGGGACAATCAGATCGTTTTTTTCGATGGGAAAGCTATTGATCCGCAGGCCGAATGCGACCGTGTCAACAAGGTGGTGGCGAGTCTGGGCGGTTTGGACCTCATTGTTTTGGGAGTTGGAATGAATGGACACCTTGCCCTCAATGAGCCAGGAACCCCGTGGGACACTTACGCCCACATTTCAGAACTGGAAACCGTGACCAAGGAAGTTGGGCAAAAATATTTTGAAAAACCCACCATCCTGACCAGAGGAATAACGGTCGGTATCAAACACATTCTTGAATCCAAAACCGCTATTCTGCTGGCCTCAGGCAGCTCGAAGGCAGAAGTGATCAAGCGTGCGCTGGCGTTCCCGGTAACCGCTGACTTTCCTGCCACCGCATTACAGAATCATCTCAATGCAGAATTGATACTCGACGAAGAAGCTGCTTCATTGATTCAAAAGTGA
- a CDS encoding SxtJ family membrane protein → MSESEKAKAQLVIVTGLVVLYFIFKSQYPYFLIAAAVVGVLSIAVPAIGDLIVKGWYKIAEILGAINGRILLSAVFFIVLFPVAAIAKLSKKNPLNLKREAKDSVFTERNHKYSAKDLEQVW, encoded by the coding sequence ATGAGTGAATCAGAAAAGGCCAAAGCCCAGTTGGTCATCGTTACCGGATTGGTGGTACTTTATTTTATCTTCAAATCTCAATACCCATATTTCCTGATTGCGGCCGCTGTAGTTGGCGTGTTAAGCATTGCAGTTCCGGCGATCGGAGACCTGATCGTGAAGGGCTGGTATAAAATAGCGGAGATATTAGGTGCGATCAATGGTAGGATTCTTTTGTCCGCCGTGTTTTTCATTGTATTGTTCCCCGTGGCGGCGATCGCCAAGTTGAGCAAGAAGAATCCTTTGAACCTGAAACGAGAAGCAAAGGATTCTGTCTTTACGGAAAGAAATCACAAATATTCTGCGAAGGATCTGGAACAGGTTTGGTAA
- a CDS encoding acyl-CoA thioesterase, whose protein sequence is MTLEEKILASETRVFKTVFPNNTNHYDTLFGGTALSMMDEIAFITATRFSRLRCVTVSSDRIDFTRPIPAGTIIELVGRVETVGNTSMKVRVDIFVEKMYEEGREKAVTGIFTFVALDEEHKPVKIVI, encoded by the coding sequence TTGACATTAGAAGAAAAGATACTCGCCTCGGAAACACGTGTTTTCAAAACCGTTTTTCCAAACAACACCAATCACTACGATACACTTTTCGGCGGAACTGCGTTGTCGATGATGGATGAGATTGCATTTATTACCGCTACGCGTTTTTCGCGGCTCCGTTGCGTAACCGTATCTTCCGACCGCATTGATTTTACGCGTCCCATTCCTGCTGGGACGATTATAGAGTTGGTAGGCAGGGTAGAGACCGTGGGGAACACGAGCATGAAGGTGCGTGTCGATATCTTTGTGGAAAAGATGTACGAGGAAGGTAGAGAAAAGGCCGTAACCGGCATATTTACTTTTGTAGCGCTCGACGAAGAGCACAAACCAGTTAAAATAGTGATATGA